GGACAACGGGTTGTTTTTGTCATGGCGTGTTCCAAAAATATCCCCAGGCAAACGAGATTTGTTCTTCCCTTTTTTGCTCTTAACGACAGGGCTGCCATCTCATGCGACTCAGATTAAGGGGTTGTTCGGTCATCTCATCGGTTAAGGACAGAGCATGACGCTTGCCTGTTCTCTCCCCCCGCTATTTTTTGTCTTAAAAGAGGCGGGAAAAGGCCAGCGCCGCCATGCCCAAAAAAAAGAGACCTGCTATTTGATGTAAGCGTTGGGTGGGTATGCGATTCAGTAGCTTATACCCAAAAAACACCCCCATATAGGAGGTTAAGACCAGAGCTATGGTGGCACCGAGCCAGACATCGATGGGGTTTAATGTGGTTGCTAAACCTGCAATGGCAATCTGTGTTTTATCCCCCATTTCAGCCGTAAAGATCATGACACAGGCTGTAAGAAAAATATTGGATGTTGACGATTGCGCCTGCACTTCCTCTTCATCCTCGGTCGCGGTTCTTAGCATTTGAACCCCGAAAAAAGCAAACAGTACCGTTGCCGCCAGGGTGATCCACAGGTGCGGTAACCAAAGAGCCAGGGTTGCGCCCAATGTTACGGCCAGACCGTTAAGGAGCATAAAGGCCAAGCTGGCACCAAAAAGAACGGGAAGGGGGCGATGACGAGCGGCCAAAAGCATACAGACCAACTGACTTTTATCACCTATTTCAGCCAAACCAATGAGCAGGCTGGTACTAAAAATCGTCGTTGACTGCAGCTCAAGCATGAAGACCTCTATAACTGAGTGATGAATCCATATGCCCATACGTTGGCTGTGGTGTTCTAAAAAGTCCAATTTTCATTGGCGATCCTAGATATTGCATGGAAAAATTATATCTGAATAAGGGGCCTATCTCACTGTTGTAAAAAAGAAATCAATACCCTGTTTGTGTGTGTCGGTGGTGAGCGGGCGAAATAAGGCTTGAATAGCGTGACCGCTGGTCATAAAATAGCCGTCAGTCATTAATAGGAGGCCTTATGGGTGTGCAAGATCGTAAAGCGCGTGAATTTGCCAGACGAGAGCGGGAAATACTGGATGCCGCGCTTGAGTTGTTGGATCAAGCGGAATGGCAGACGGTCACAGTGGCGGATATTGCCAAAGCCTCTGAAATTGGCAAAGGGACAATCTACAAGCATTTTCCCAGTAAAGAGACCCTTTACGCCCAGTTATCGATTGATTTTGGAAAAGATTTTTATCATACACTGACCGACCAAATCGATATGCAACAACCTGTTATCCCGCTGTTCAGGCAGCTGATGGAGCGGGTATGGGATTTGCACCTCTCTGGACGTAAGTATCATCGTTTGTTGCTCTACTGCAGTGCCAAAGATTTTCGTGCGCGTTTGCCCGAGGCATATCGCCAAGAGATGATCAATAAGGATGCTGCATTTGAATCACTGTTTGCAGGTATTATTACACGGGGGATGGAAGAGGGTGTTTTTCCACGAAGTGTCCCTGTTGAAGAGATGATGCTGGCCGCCCATGCTGTTTTTGAGGGGGCTGTGGCCATGCTCTGGAATGAGCTGGAAGATGATGTCGACAAGAAACAGTTTTCCCAGCGTATTACACAGTTCATGTTAACCGGTTTGTGCTACATGGACAGGCAGGTCGGCTAGGCTGTTAGATGATGGCGGTGCGTAGGTTTTAAGTCCATTTTCACCCCGTCATGTTTGTTTTTTTGTTTGATTAAGCTGTTGAAAAACGTCCCTTTTTCTTGGTGTTTGCACGAGCAACAGAAGAATGGGGCTTTTTTTGACCGATTTTGTGACCATTGGTCACGATTTGAATGTGGGTCAAATCGGAAAATGCTGCCACACTTAATCTGTGTGACCCACACCCCCCATGGGGCAACGGAACGCTCGATCCGTAAACCCCGGCCCCATGGGGTGCTCTTTTTAGAATCTGCCATACCCCTTTTGGGGGTATGGATTGTTTATGAGTCGGGAGGCTCTTAAGATGAAACGTTCACTCTTTCTTGCTCTAATCATGGCTGTGGCTATGACGGTTTGGTTGGCCGGTGGTGCCCATGTGCGGGCAAGGGAGACGCCGCCGCCTACAGCCAGGGTGATGGAACCTGCCTTGGTGCTTCCACACGTTAAGGTAGAGCGCATACCCATGGAAAAGATTACCCGTGAGGTGGTCTTGCGGGGGCAGGCGCAGCCTAACCGGGTGGCCACACTAAAAAGTGAGACCACAGGTAAAGTGGTACGACTGCCGGGTGCCCGTGGTGCACGTCTATCCAAAGGCTCTCCATTGGTTCAGCTTAGTGGGGATGACCGTGCTGCCAGACGGGTGCTGGCACAAGCCAATGTGGCACAAGCCGAGGCGGCATCCCATGCCGCAAAATCTCTGAATAAAAAAGGGTTTCAAGCAGATTTAAAAGTTAAGCAGGCTAATGCTGACCTGCAAGCTGCCCGTGCTGAGCTGGAGTCCATTAATTTGGATATTCGACGTTCCACCCTTTATGCCCCTTTTAACGGTATTGTGCGGGAGCGCTTTGTGGAGCTGGGCGAGTATGTTACGCCGGGTGATGAAATGGTGGAGCTGCTGGATGACCACACCATTAAAATCGTTGCCGATCTACCCCAACAGAAAGTGGGTAACCTGACGTTAGGCATGGAAGGTCAGGCGATTTGGATGGATGGCCAAAAGCGGACGGGTAAAATCTCTTACATCAGTCCCCGTGCAGATGAACAGACCCGAACCTTTAAAGTGGAACTGTCCATTGATAATCCACAAAGTACGTTACCTTTGGGCGCGAGTGTTGAGATACATATTCCTTTAGCGCAAGCACTTGCACACCACCTCTCCCCAGCTTTGTTGAATTTGGATAGCAAGGGCCAATTAGGCGTCAAGGTGGTGGGGGCGGATAGCGTGGTTGTGTGGCATTCCGTCAAAGTGATACGGGCTGGGTTAACAGGTATTTGGGTGATGGGGGTTCCTGAAGGGGCGCAGATCATCACACTGGGTGGTGGGTTTGTAGAGGTGGGGCAGGAAGTCACCACCGATAAGAGCTCTTAAGGACCACGGGAAGCGTAGGAAAAAACCATGAATGCCATCATCTCTGCTGCGTTTAGCCGTGCTCGCACAACGGTATTGATTCTGCTGTTTATCATCATTGCGGGTGCCTCAGCGTATATGACCATCCCTAAAGAGTCTGATCCTGATGTGAAAATTCCCATCATCATCGTCTCTGTCGGTTATGAAGGGATCTCCCCTGAAGATGGGGAGCGGCTACTGGTCAAGCCTCTTGAAAAAGCCCTGCGTGGTCTGGATGGGTTGAAGGAGATGGATGCCGTCGCAGCCGTGGGTAATGCCTCTGTTACCCTGACGTTTGAAGCGGGTTTTGATGCGGAAAAGGCCCTACGTAAAGTTCGCCAAAAAGTGGACGATGCCCGGCCTGATATGCCTTCTGAGTCTGATGAACCGGTGGTTCAAGAGATCAATGTTGCGCTGTTTCCAGTCATTACCGTCTCCCTGTCTGGACAGGTAGATGTCATGACTCTGCGCAAGACAGCGCGTAACTTAAAAGATCGTATAGAAGCGGTGGCCGGTGTTCTGGAAGTGGATATTGGTGGTGATCGCGAGGAGATGGTTGAGATCCTGGTGGATCCTCTACTGCTTGAGACACACGGCATTAGTTTTGGTGAAGTGGTGCAGCTGGTTTCCCGCAACAACACACTGGTACCTGCAGGGGCGATTGATACCGGTTTGGGCCGCATGACCATTAAAGCACCGGGTGTGGTCGAGGGGATTGCTGACCTGCTGTCCATGCCGGTTAAGGTGGCGGGAGATACGGTCATTACGTTTGATCAACTGGCCACAGTACGACGTACCCTTAAAGATCCGGAAGGTTTTGCCCGTATGGACGGTAGGCCTACCCTTACCCTGGAAGTTAAAAAGCGGGTAGGGGCCAATATTCTGGATATGGTGGCGGCCGTTAAGGAGACCGTAAAAAAAACCCAGGAAAACTGGACCGTACCCATTACCGTTGGATACTCCAATGATCAATCACGGCAGATTGGCGATATGTTGGGAGATCTTGAGAACAACGTTCTGGCGGCGATTGCGCTGGTGATGATGGTGGTGGTTGGTGCTTTGGGTGTGCGTTCCGCCTTGCTGGTGGGGTTGGCCATTCCTGGGGCCTTTCTTGCGGCCATTATGGCGTTGGATCTTATGGGTGTCACCATGAATATTGTGGTGCTGTTCAGTCTTATCCTTGTGGTTGGTATGTTGGTAGATGGGGCCATTGTGGTGGTGGAGCAGGCCGAGCAACGTAAGCAAAAGGGTGAAGCGGGTATGGCGGCTTTTCAGCATGCGGCCAAACGCATGGCCTGGCCGGTTATTGCCTCTACTGTGACCACGCTGGCGGTGTTTATGCCTTTAATGTTCTGGCCAGGGGTGATTGGTCAGTTTATGAAATATCTGCCCCTTACCGTGTTGCTGGCGTTATCGGCTTCCCTCTTAATGGCTTTGGTCTTTATGCCGGTTTTGGGGGGCTTGTCTTCAGGGCGTGCGATGCCTGAACAGACGCAAAAGGTGGGGATGTGGAGCCAGCTGTATGGCAAAGTTTTAGGGTATCTGTTGCATCACCCAACCAAGGTATTCATGGTGGCTTTGGCCCTGATGATGGGCTCTTTTATGCTCTATGCAGAAAAAGGGCGTGGGGTTGAGTTTTTTCCGGATGTTGAACCCGATCTTGCGCAGATTGTTATCCATGGCCGGGGTGATCTCTCGGTTCATGAAAAAGATCGGGTTGTGCAGGCGGTTGAGGCACAACTGCTGGGTCATAGTGAGCTGAAGGTGGTCTACGGTCGCTCCTTTGCGCGTGGGGGTGGTGCAGGTCGCTCTGAAGATACCATTGGGGTGATCCAGTTGGAGTTTGTGGATTGGCATCAACGTCGCCCTGCCAACCGTATTTTAGATGAGCTACGGGAACAGTTAGCTAGCGTTGCAGGTGTGACCATTGAGGTGCGTAAACAGGAGAATGGACCCGGTGGTGGTAAACCGGTGCAGTTAAAGGTTGTGGCTGCTGATGGGGCGCTACCTGATGATGCGGTGGCCAACATTCGCCATGAAATGGCCCGCTTGGGCGGCTTTGTCGATTTAGAAGATGACCGTGCCCCTGCCGGGGTGGAGTGGCGGGTGTTGGTGGATCGTGCGGAAGCAGCCCGGTTTGGTGCAGATGTGGTGACTGTGGGTTCAGCTGTTCAGTTGGTGACCAGTGGGGTTTTGGTCGGTACCTACCGGCCTGATGATGCTGATGATGAAGTAGATATTCGTCTACGCTTTCCAGAAAATTCACGACATCTTGATCGGCTGCATGCCCTGCGTACCCCGACGCCACGGGGTATGATTCCCATGAGTAACTTTGTACGGGTAGAACCTGCCCCTAAGGTCGATGCCATTAAACGCAGTGATGGTAACCGGGTTGTCACCATCTCTGCGGATGTGGCTGATGGTTTATTGGTGGATGATCAGGTGACCCAGTTAAAAGCCGTGGTGGCTGACCTGTCTTTAGGGCGTGGGGTCGAGGTCACCTTTAAAGGGGAAGATGAAGATCAACGAGAAACGGTGGCTTTTTTAGGTAAAGCTTTTACCGTGGCGATTTTCTTGATGATGTTGGCACTGGTGACTCAGTTTAATAATATCTTCCAGGCGATGATTGTCCTTTCAGCCATTATCTTCTCAACGGCAGGTGTGTTGTTGGGGTTGTTGGTCAGTCATCAACCTTTTGGTATTGTGATGGGCGGGATTGGTGTTATTGCCCTGGCCGGGATTGTGGTTAACAACAATATTGTACTGATTGACTGTTACAATGAGCTCCGGGGGCAGGGCTTGGATGCTTATCAAGCAGCCAAGCAAGCTGGGGAGCAGCGTCTACGTCCCGTCTTACTGACCGCTGTCACAACCATTTTAGGGTTAATGCCCATGGCGCTTGGGGTTAACCTAGACCTAATGGGCCGGGAGATTTTGATTGGCTCTCCATCGACACAGTGGTGGACTCAGCTGTCGACTTCCATTGCCGGTGGGTTGGCTTTTGCAACCCCATTAACCCTCATCTTGACCCCTTGCTTACTGGTTGGTTGGGCGGTTTTGGGGGGGAAACTTCTGTCACTTAAAGCGCGCATACGTCCTGCCCAAAAGATCCAGCCGGTTGTTGACGAGCCGGTAGAAGCGACCGTCTAACTAAAAGGGAGCGTCAAATTGGGTAACCCAGGTGACAGTATACTGTTGATGCTGGGTGCCCTGGTGCTGCCCCTGCTTTTTACGCTCTTTGCAGGTACTGTACACGGCTTGTTGGGGCTTGGTTTTCCGTTGGTTGTTACGCCGCTTCTCGCGTTGATAACCGATGTACGGCAAGCCATACTACTGACCTTGCTCCCCACCTTGCTGGTCAATGTGCTTACTTTGCTGGCTACCAAGGAGTGGTCTGCACTTCGTGCCCACTGGTTGATCCTGGTGGGTATTGTACCGGGTGCTTGGTTGGGGGCAGAGCTGTTGGTGTCGGTGGATGCCAACCCCTTTCGTCTTGTCCTGGCGGCTATGATTATCCTTCACCTATGGCCCAAGCCACCGGGCCATGGCGCGGTGCACCATTCATGGGTGGATCTGCTGGTTGGTGTGGTTGCCGGGTTGGCCGCAGGGACAGTCAATGTCATGGTGCCGGTTTTAGTGCTCTACTTAACCACCATGCAGCTGCCAGTGATGGCGATGGTGGTACTCTTTAACCTCTCTTTTTTAACCGGCAAACTGGTGCAAATCCATGTGTTTGTTGGACATGATATATTGACGACATCATTGATGGCGCAGACTCTCCCTCTTATGATGGCGGCTGCGCTGGGTGTCTGGATCGGGCTATGGATGCGACGGTATGTCTCTGAGCAGCGGTTCACCTTGGCCATACGTGGTGTGTTGATGATTATGTCTATCCTGCTTGTGGGTCAATATGTTCAACATGTGAGATAACGGGTATCTGGAATGTCTTATGGAGCCTTTTAAAGAACGCTTCAACCAAGAGCTTATCCGCGCAATGGCAGTCCATTTTAAACGGGTAGAACCCACTTTTGATGTTGAGCGGTTCTGCCATGTGGCCATAACAGGATTGGATCAGCTGGAGCTTAAAGCCCGATCTCAACAGATTACCGATGCATTGGCGCAAACCTTACCAACCTCTTTTCCGCATGCCGCTACCACGCTCGCCGCTAGCCTGCACCCTGTGGATGATGCGGCTCTTGCTGATATGGGGATGGATGATCAGGGTCTTGCGGGGTGGGCTATTATGCCAATGGCAGACTATGTGGCGGAATATGGTCAGGGGGATGTGAACGTTGCACTGGATCTATTGGGGGCCATGACCAAGCGTTTTTCAGCTGAGTTTGCCATTCGCCCCTTTCTGCTTACCCATACGGATCAAAGTTTGAGACAGCTTACGCTGTGGAGCCGTGATGACAATGAGCATCTGCGTCGGCTGGCCTCGGAGGGGAGTCGCCCCCGGTTACCATGGGGCATGCAACTCCCCATTTTTATCGCAGATCCCGCTCCACTCTTTACCTTGTTGGACCCTTTAAAAGATGATCCTTCCGCCTATGTTCGCCGTTCGGTGGCCAATAATCTAAATGACATCAGCAAAGATCATCCCGATTCAGTGGTGGCTTTTTTAGCCAACTGGATGGTTGGTCTCCATCCCCAGCGGTTGAAACTCATTCAACACGCTCTACGCACTTTGATCAAGCAGGGGCACCAAGGGGCGCTGCATCTCTTGGGGTACAGTGAGCCAGATCTGCACCAGGTAAAATTTGAGCTGCACACTCCCCAGATAACCTTAGGAGATAAACTCTGTTTTCGTGTCGAACTACTGGCTAGGGGGGCGCAAAATCTGATTGTGGATTATCGCATTCATCATGTGAAGGCCAATGGGCAACGAACGCCCAAAGTCTTTAAATGGAAAAAACTTAGCCTAACCGCCGGTAAGTCTCATTGTGCTCAGCGCTGCCATGCGATCAAGCCCGTTACCACAAGGGTTTACTACAGCGGTACACACTTAGTTGAGCTACTTGTTAATGGGCAGGTTATGGCGGAGGCGGCCTTTGAGTTAAAGGTCCCTCACGCATGAGCGGGTAACCACGTTATGTTTGCCTTGTTTGAAACCCTACCGGCTATACATCTGCTCTATATCTCTATGGCGGTTTTGGTGGCAGCTCTGCTACAGGGGGCAACCGGTTTTGGTTATGCACTGGTGGCGGCCCCGGTGGTGATGTTGCTGCAACCTGAACTTATGCCAGCCCCTATTGTTATCTCCGCACTGCTGCTGACGCTTTTAATGAGCGCACGTAATCTACCCCATATCCAGTGGCGGTGGTTGGGGATTGCGCTGATTAGTTATTTGCCTGGTTTATGGATCGGTGCTTGGTTACTCACCTCCTTACCACCCTCCTGGGTCTCTTTACTGTTTGGGGGGTTAACGCTTCTGGCTGTTGGGCTTTCATGGGTTGGTCGGTATCCCTCGGCAAGTCATGCACTGCTGCTTCCTTCGGGGGTGGTTTCCGGCATTATGGGGGTGACAACCACCATGAACGGCCCGCCACTTGTACTGGCTTTACAGCATCTAACAGTCGCTCAACTTAGAGGGACCATGGGCGGCTTCTTTTTTATGGCCGCCATCCCCACCTTATTTACGCTACATGAAATTGGACAGTTGGAGCGATTGCCTGTACAGCTTGGCTTTTGGTTGATGATTCCGGTCTCTATGGGATTTCTCTGTGCGCTGTACCTCTCGCATTGGTTTGATCAAGAGAAAGGTAAAAAAGTGGTTCTGTTACTGGCGGGGGTTTCAGGTGTGGTCATTGTGCTGCGGAGCATATAGAAGGGGGTTGGAGCACCTACATGCACCACACACCGAAAAAAGGGGGGAGAGGAAGCCTGTTTAACGACCCGTGGATGCATGCTGAACGGGCCACCAAACTGCGAAGAGTTAAGCCCGGCATAACGTTCAGGGATAGCTCTTTACAGTTTGGGTGACGGTTGTTTTAGGCCGGTAAACAAGGGATCCTGCTTCGAGTGAGACGGGTATTAACGGTCGGATGGCATGAACATCATGGTTAGCAGGCCCGTGACAATGGCCAAATAGAGACCCACATAGCCAATAGTACCCATAAGGTTGGAGAGTTCTTCATTGCTGTCTGCAAAGTAAGCCATCCCCCCCAGACCCACCACAGCCGTGATCAGTCCTAAAGCTGCTAGGCGCGGGAAAAAACGGTAAATTTTCACAAGCATAACTCCTAAAAGGTCGGCGATCAGCCACCTTTAAAAACCCCCATCATCTGTTCGGCATGAAAAAGTGTGATGCAAGGGTAAGCATATGGGATTGATCGGATCATTCTAGCAGTCTACCTAGCGAGGGTCCATCCTTGCATCCCAGGATTCTAGATCAAAGCGCGTCTGTGTAAGCGGTGTGGCTAGGGGTGGCAAGCAACTTTCCAGCTATCAGAATATAACGAAATTTTACTTTCCACCAAAGCCTGAACTTTAAAATGGTTATTGTTGTAAGTTCATGTAAATAAAGATGAAAAAGTTGGTCTCTGGGTTGCTATGTAGGGAGGGGTCTGGCGTCGGGTTGTAAGAGAATAAACACGCCAACCAATGTACCAGTTTTGCGCTGCCCACTGGGGCAGGCTGTTAGCACTAGGGAGACCCTCAATGGCAGTAACAGAGAGTGATTTTCTGGATTTGGAACAGCGACTGGGGGTTTCCCGTCGGGCTTTCCTTAAATTCTGTGCCGGTATCGCCGCCTCTATGGGCTTAGGTGGTAACGCAGGTTTGGCTATGGCTGAAGCGGTGGTGACGGCAAAAAAACGTCCTCCGGTGATCTGGCTGCATGGTCAGGAGTGTACCGGTCCTACTGAGACTTTGTTGCGTTCCGAACAGCCGAGTTTGGAGACCTTAATTCTGGACCTGATCTCCTTGGAGTATCATCAGACGCTGGATGCCGGGGCTGGTCATGTTGTGGAGGAGATGAAAAAGCACTCCATGGAGGCCAATAAAGGCAAATATGTGTTGGTCATTGAGGGTTCCATTCCTCTCGCGGATGATGGCATTTACTGTAAAATTGGTGGCCAGACCATGTTGGATGCCACCAAAGAGGCCGCTGAGCATGCCGCTGCGATCGTCGCTTTTGGCTCTTGTGCCAGTTGGGGTGGGGTACCTTCTGCAGGTATCAACCCTACGGGTGCTGTGGGTGCTCCTTCCGTCATTACGGATAAACCGGTGGTGACCATCCCTGGTTGTCCGCCTAACCCAGCCAACTTCTTGGGTACGATCCTCTATTTTGTCACCTACGGTAAGCTGCCACCATTGGATGCCCAAGGCCGCCCTAAGTGGGCCTATGGTCGATTAATTCATGAAAACTGCTACCGTCGTCCCCATTTTGATGCCGGTCGTTTTGCGACTGAGTTTGGGGATGAAGGTCACAAAAAAGGGTGGTGTCTTTATAAACTGGGGTGTAAAGGTCCTGAGACCTATAACAACTGCCCCAGTTTGGAGTTCAATAATGTGGGTGGTGGTGTTTGGCCCATTGGTGTGGGACATCCCTGTTTTGGGTGCTCTGAAGGGGGCGTAGGCTTCAATAAGCCGCTCTTTTCTTTGGCGGAGGTTGAGACCCACACCTCCCCCAATACTTTCCCTGCCATCGACTCCCGTGAACATACCAATGCTGCGACCTCCATGTCTGCAGGTCTGGCTGGTGTTGGTATTGGTATCGCGATTGGGGCCAGTGCCATGGCGGCTAAAAAATTGGGCGAGCAAGAGGACGGCTCCGATAACCAGGACAAAGGTTAAGGGGGCCGTTATGAAACGTCGAGAGTTTCTTAAGGCGGCGGTAGGTAGTGCAGCTGCCGTCACATGCGGTGGCGTAGCCGGCTCTGCTGAGGCCCGTGAAAATTTAAAGCCTGCTCCAGAAGCGGTGGGTATGCTCTACGATTCCACCCTTTGTGTGGGCTGTAAGGCATGTGTGACCAAGTGTAAAGAGGTCAACGGCATGCCTCCGGAAATTGATGGGGAGCATAAAGCTTGGGACTCTGCCCGCGACCTTTCCGGTAAAACCCACAATGTCATCAAAGTCTTCAGATCTGGGTCCGGTCAAAATAAAGATCAAATGAAGGATGGCTATGCCTTTGAAAAACGCAGTTGTATGCACTGCGTAGATCCTGGTTGTGTCTCCGCTTGCCCGGTAACGGCCATGCGTCGTCATGATCTCACCGGCATTATTACCCATCATGCGGATGTCTGTATTGGCTGCCGTACCTGTATGACCGGCTGCCCCTATAACGTGCCACAGTTTGAGTATGACAAGCCTTTTGGCCAAATTCAAAAATGCCAAATGTGTAATCAGGCTGGGGTGGAGCGGATTGATCAGGGTCAGATGACCGGTTGTGCAGAGGTCTGCCCGACAGGTGCTACTTTGTTTGGTAAGCGTAGTGACCTGTTGGCAGAGGCCAAGCGCCGCTTAACCCTGAAAGAGGGTGAACATTACCTATACCCTCGTGGGGATTTAGCCAACCCCAGCAAGCCACATGAAAAGGCTGTTCCAGACTACCAGCAACATGTCTGGGGTGAAAAAGAGGCGGGTGGCACCAACGTGATGCATATCTCCTCTATTCCGTTTGACAAGCTGGGTATGCCACCCCTTGATGAGCGCTCTTATGCCTCAATCTCTGAAGGGGTGCAGCATGGGTTATATAGCTACATGGCACTGCCTGCCGTAGCACTGGCTGGTCTAACCGCCATTGTGCGCCGTAATACGGTGGCACAAGGGGATGAGTCCGGTATGGATACGGACTTTGAACATGATGAGAAAGAGGAGGGGCAGTCATGAGCCATTACAGCTCCTATCAGGCGGTTGGTACCAAGGTGCTGACCAAATCCTTTATCTTTCTTGGGGTCATTGCCGCCATCGGCATCTACTTCATGATTGATCGTTTCGTCAATGGTATGGGTGCGGTATCCAACCTTAATGGTGGATACCCTTGGGGTATCTGGGTGGTCTATGACGTGGTTGTTGGGACGGCATTGGCCTGCGGTGGATATGCCTTGGCCATTACCATCTATGTTTTTAACAAGGGGCAGTACCATCCTCTCATCCGTCCAGCCATTTTGGCCTCTTTACTGGGGTATGCTTTGGGTGGCTTTGGGGCCTTGTTTGACATGGGGCGGTGGTGGCAGTTTTACAATATTCTTCTGCCAGGGAACTGGAACTTTAATGCGGTAATGCTTGAGGTGGGGCTATGTGTCTTTACCTACATTATCGTGTTGATCATTGAGTTTGCTCCTGTACCTTTTGAAAAAGCAGGCAAGGCGCATAAGCTTAAAGCATTG
The DNA window shown above is from Magnetococcus sp. PR-3 and carries:
- a CDS encoding efflux RND transporter permease subunit yields the protein MNAIISAAFSRARTTVLILLFIIIAGASAYMTIPKESDPDVKIPIIIVSVGYEGISPEDGERLLVKPLEKALRGLDGLKEMDAVAAVGNASVTLTFEAGFDAEKALRKVRQKVDDARPDMPSESDEPVVQEINVALFPVITVSLSGQVDVMTLRKTARNLKDRIEAVAGVLEVDIGGDREEMVEILVDPLLLETHGISFGEVVQLVSRNNTLVPAGAIDTGLGRMTIKAPGVVEGIADLLSMPVKVAGDTVITFDQLATVRRTLKDPEGFARMDGRPTLTLEVKKRVGANILDMVAAVKETVKKTQENWTVPITVGYSNDQSRQIGDMLGDLENNVLAAIALVMMVVVGALGVRSALLVGLAIPGAFLAAIMALDLMGVTMNIVVLFSLILVVGMLVDGAIVVVEQAEQRKQKGEAGMAAFQHAAKRMAWPVIASTVTTLAVFMPLMFWPGVIGQFMKYLPLTVLLALSASLLMALVFMPVLGGLSSGRAMPEQTQKVGMWSQLYGKVLGYLLHHPTKVFMVALALMMGSFMLYAEKGRGVEFFPDVEPDLAQIVIHGRGDLSVHEKDRVVQAVEAQLLGHSELKVVYGRSFARGGGAGRSEDTIGVIQLEFVDWHQRRPANRILDELREQLASVAGVTIEVRKQENGPGGGKPVQLKVVAADGALPDDAVANIRHEMARLGGFVDLEDDRAPAGVEWRVLVDRAEAARFGADVVTVGSAVQLVTSGVLVGTYRPDDADDEVDIRLRFPENSRHLDRLHALRTPTPRGMIPMSNFVRVEPAPKVDAIKRSDGNRVVTISADVADGLLVDDQVTQLKAVVADLSLGRGVEVTFKGEDEDQRETVAFLGKAFTVAIFLMMLALVTQFNNIFQAMIVLSAIIFSTAGVLLGLLVSHQPFGIVMGGIGVIALAGIVVNNNIVLIDCYNELRGQGLDAYQAAKQAGEQRLRPVLLTAVTTILGLMPMALGVNLDLMGREILIGSPSTQWWTQLSTSIAGGLAFATPLTLILTPCLLVGWAVLGGKLLSLKARIRPAQKIQPVVDEPVEATV
- a CDS encoding TetR/AcrR family transcriptional regulator gives rise to the protein MGVQDRKAREFARREREILDAALELLDQAEWQTVTVADIAKASEIGKGTIYKHFPSKETLYAQLSIDFGKDFYHTLTDQIDMQQPVIPLFRQLMERVWDLHLSGRKYHRLLLYCSAKDFRARLPEAYRQEMINKDAAFESLFAGIITRGMEEGVFPRSVPVEEMMLAAHAVFEGAVAMLWNELEDDVDKKQFSQRITQFMLTGLCYMDRQVG
- a CDS encoding efflux RND transporter periplasmic adaptor subunit is translated as MKRSLFLALIMAVAMTVWLAGGAHVRARETPPPTARVMEPALVLPHVKVERIPMEKITREVVLRGQAQPNRVATLKSETTGKVVRLPGARGARLSKGSPLVQLSGDDRAARRVLAQANVAQAEAASHAAKSLNKKGFQADLKVKQANADLQAARAELESINLDIRRSTLYAPFNGIVRERFVELGEYVTPGDEMVELLDDHTIKIVADLPQQKVGNLTLGMEGQAIWMDGQKRTGKISYISPRADEQTRTFKVELSIDNPQSTLPLGASVEIHIPLAQALAHHLSPALLNLDSKGQLGVKVVGADSVVVWHSVKVIRAGLTGIWVMGVPEGAQIITLGGGFVEVGQEVTTDKSS
- a CDS encoding sulfite exporter TauE/SafE family protein is translated as MGNPGDSILLMLGALVLPLLFTLFAGTVHGLLGLGFPLVVTPLLALITDVRQAILLTLLPTLLVNVLTLLATKEWSALRAHWLILVGIVPGAWLGAELLVSVDANPFRLVLAAMIILHLWPKPPGHGAVHHSWVDLLVGVVAGLAAGTVNVMVPVLVLYLTTMQLPVMAMVVLFNLSFLTGKLVQIHVFVGHDILTTSLMAQTLPLMMAAALGVWIGLWMRRYVSEQRFTLAIRGVLMIMSILLVGQYVQHVR
- a CDS encoding sulfite exporter TauE/SafE family protein, with the protein product MFALFETLPAIHLLYISMAVLVAALLQGATGFGYALVAAPVVMLLQPELMPAPIVISALLLTLLMSARNLPHIQWRWLGIALISYLPGLWIGAWLLTSLPPSWVSLLFGGLTLLAVGLSWVGRYPSASHALLLPSGVVSGIMGVTTTMNGPPLVLALQHLTVAQLRGTMGGFFFMAAIPTLFTLHEIGQLERLPVQLGFWLMIPVSMGFLCALYLSHWFDQEKGKKVVLLLAGVSGVVIVLRSI
- a CDS encoding hydrogenase small subunit, producing the protein MAVTESDFLDLEQRLGVSRRAFLKFCAGIAASMGLGGNAGLAMAEAVVTAKKRPPVIWLHGQECTGPTETLLRSEQPSLETLILDLISLEYHQTLDAGAGHVVEEMKKHSMEANKGKYVLVIEGSIPLADDGIYCKIGGQTMLDATKEAAEHAAAIVAFGSCASWGGVPSAGINPTGAVGAPSVITDKPVVTIPGCPPNPANFLGTILYFVTYGKLPPLDAQGRPKWAYGRLIHENCYRRPHFDAGRFATEFGDEGHKKGWCLYKLGCKGPETYNNCPSLEFNNVGGGVWPIGVGHPCFGCSEGGVGFNKPLFSLAEVETHTSPNTFPAIDSREHTNAATSMSAGLAGVGIGIAIGASAMAAKKLGEQEDGSDNQDKG
- a CDS encoding TMEM165/GDT1 family protein, translating into MLELQSTTIFSTSLLIGLAEIGDKSQLVCMLLAARHRPLPVLFGASLAFMLLNGLAVTLGATLALWLPHLWITLAATVLFAFFGVQMLRTATEDEEEVQAQSSTSNIFLTACVMIFTAEMGDKTQIAIAGLATTLNPIDVWLGATIALVLTSYMGVFFGYKLLNRIPTQRLHQIAGLFFLGMAALAFSRLF
- a CDS encoding DNA alkylation repair protein, coding for MEPFKERFNQELIRAMAVHFKRVEPTFDVERFCHVAITGLDQLELKARSQQITDALAQTLPTSFPHAATTLAASLHPVDDAALADMGMDDQGLAGWAIMPMADYVAEYGQGDVNVALDLLGAMTKRFSAEFAIRPFLLTHTDQSLRQLTLWSRDDNEHLRRLASEGSRPRLPWGMQLPIFIADPAPLFTLLDPLKDDPSAYVRRSVANNLNDISKDHPDSVVAFLANWMVGLHPQRLKLIQHALRTLIKQGHQGALHLLGYSEPDLHQVKFELHTPQITLGDKLCFRVELLARGAQNLIVDYRIHHVKANGQRTPKVFKWKKLSLTAGKSHCAQRCHAIKPVTTRVYYSGTHLVELLVNGQVMAEAAFELKVPHA